A region of the Vigna unguiculata cultivar IT97K-499-35 chromosome 9, ASM411807v1, whole genome shotgun sequence genome:
TTATGGGAGTTACCACTGTTTTggtttttcattaatatttttgtttcttattttaggCCTTTGGACCCTTTCTGTGACAAAAGAATGGTTCTCCTTAAGTAACAAAGTTTAATCGTTAAATATATGAGCCTATACTTATTAGTAGTTGTTTTGGATTACATGTTTATTTGATCTTTTGTCTCCTTtgcatataatatttttatcaaattatggTTTTTTGTATTGGATTCTTTCAGAAGAGAGGAAACGTCGAGACCAAGAATGTGGACAAATGAAGTCTCTTGTACAAGATCTGGAAAGTATGTTATAATAAGTAATAAGATCTTTCTCTTTTTGGATGGTGGTAGTGGTAGTGTATATCTTTCTCAATCTCTTGTACTTAACATGTGATTGATGGGGTGTTTGAGCTTATATGTGCTTATGATGATGTCTTATTATCCTTCTTTAAACTCTTCTAGCTTATTACAATAAGCTGTAGAGTAGGGATGAAAATACGTGTATGTTTGATTATACCTGTTCCTTGTCTCCAAAGTAAAATTTCATACTTTATTGGTAAGAGATTAAGAGGACAACTTCAGTTGAGAGAAGTGATTGTGAATCTGGAGAATATTGAATGAATAAAGTCCATCAAAACCAACAACTTCTTGAAGAACTTTATTCATCCCTTGGGATTTGATAAGACACTTATCAAAATGAAATCCAAAAAAACTGAATTATCTTTGGCAAATTGACTAATACTTGAACGGTGTTTAGTAATGGAAGGGACACGTAACAAATTGTTTAGTTGAAGAGTAATATGTGAATCATAACCAGCACCATAAATACTTAAACCTGCACCATTGTTGATGAAAACTTGATATGGACCATCAAAATGTTGAAGCTGTTACTAACATGAAAGCTTGCACAGAGTATGATACCAAAGATGTATTGACATTTCCTTTAGATTAGACTTGATTAGCATTGCACTATGTGAGTATTGTTGTTAGTTAGGCTTGTTATAGGATTTACCcaagtatttgatattttatataaatacaaacatATCTAGTTGTTCACCATGTCtgaaattttataacaatcTAATGAGGTTTTTTTCTATATTAGATATCCAAGATACTTACTgtttatgaataaatatttcAGGAAAAGACCTACAGAGGCTGACTGATAAAATGCAGGTTGAGCTGAATGTTTGACAATTTGCTGCTTCTTCTATTCTTTCTAGAGTTTATTCTATGATTCTTTGTGCTGCATGTTTTAGGTTCCGGTGGCTGCTGTTGTGATCATTGCATGTAATCGTGCTGATTACCTGGAGAGGACTATTAAGTCTGTGTTAAAGTATGCATCATAGTATaacatatttgatttattaatcttttatacTTGATAATACAATTGAGAAGTATTGTGCTGAAACCTTGTGTTTCTGTGACAACACGAGTggtttatttatattgagaaGATGAAGTCAATACAGTAACAAGTGGATTTGATTTCCTCCAATAATAAATGTATGATGCTAGAATAAATGACAAACGTTGCtaataatacaaatatgatCTTGACATAAATAGGTATAAAGATAcgatctttattttataattatacatgACCCCTTAAGCTGGAACATATATGTGCTGAGCTTGCTATAAGTGATTGGATCTCTGGTCCTTTTAGAGACTTGGCAAATATGTCTGCCAGTTGTTCACTAGAGTTGATAAATCTAGTGGTGATATCTAAGGTTATCAGACTCATGGGAGATCTGTAGACTGGACTTGTGGATGTGACTTGTAAGAGTCTACGTCATATgagaaaataaatgtaatacCATATACCTATTCAACATTCCAAcactataattaattaaaataggaaacaatacttccataattataaaataactaagTTTAGTAGTGCATGACTATTATATAAGTTCAAACTACACCAAATGTAAAAGTTCATACAATTACAAAACATGAGTTATTAAGCTGATCACAATCAGATAACTAAAAATGGCAAACTGTCTTCAACTTTTTGTCTTCAATCCTCTAATGACATCATCTCCAAGatcatcattttcttcttcataaCCATCAAGCTCTTCCTCAACTAAAAAGTGCTCATCATCATTTGCATCAAAAACTGTATTATCAAGATCAAGTGTATCTGAAGTTGGATCAGTTGAACTTGCTCCAACTAAGTCAATATTCACTGTTACCTTGGCTGTGAGCTTGCTCAACCTCATCATTATCTCCCTCTTTAGTTATTCATTCATCACAAAACTCAATATCATCAAGGAAGTACAACACTGATTAAGGTCTTTTGTTTGGAACTGTTGGGCAAAATATTGGTTTAGGTGGACAACATCCTCCTTGTCACTACCTATGATAACAATGTCATCCACATATACAATAAGGTCCTTGAGGATTTTGTGGTAAAATAATGAATGATTAGTTTCAATTTGTATCATTCCAAAGTGCTGGACAACAGTACAAAAACGTTTGAACCATGCACAAGGTGATTTGCTTAAGGCCATAAAGGGATTAGCAAAGAGGAAATACCTTATTAGACAATTTCCCTAAGCAACAAAAACTCAAGAAATTGCTCCATGTATATTTCTTCATGAAGATCTTCATGGAGAAGTGCATTCTTGATATCAAGGTGTAGGAGAGTTCATTGACTAATCGTTATCATGGAGAAGAGAAGACAAATAGATGTCATTTTAATGACAAGAGATGAAGTATTGGCGTAATCTTCTCtgtaaatttgtatatattccTTGGCAGTCCAACAAGATTTATAATGATCAATGTTACCTTCGAGGCCAATTTAAGTGTACAACTACTAACACCCAACAATTGTTTTTCCACCTGGAAGAGGACTCAACTCCCAAGTACCACTACTTTGGAGGGAATGCATCTCATCAATCATATCTTGTTGCCTATCAATAGTATGTCCATTGTGGTGACAATGTTCacatttaaaatgatttttagaaTTTCTTGTGGTTAACACCCATATCTAGTGAGGCAAATGTAGAAGTGTCCTCAGCAGAAGATATAtgtctttatttattttggagTAGTGCAAAAGAGTTAGAAGTCATAGTAGGGATTATTGAGGATCCCATAATCTTATCATGTGTATCAACATGCTTGTGAGGCAAACCATACAAGGCTAACATCATAAAAGATATAATGTGGTCTTCAAGTTCCTTCTTTACATTTGTAGAAGGTGGTGGAATAGTTCAAGTGGAATAGTTCGACTTGTCTGTCTTCTCAATAGTAAGAGGATGGTTAGACAAGATGACAAAACATGTTCCGGATGTAGGGTTGGTGCTGGAATCCATtttcaaaaactgaaaaaaatacaaaaataaattttgttagagaaaaagaagattgaGCCACTGAATTAGCTTCATTGTAGCTGGAACTACAAGGGTATAAGAACAAGGATAAGGCAACTTGGGTAAGAGGTTGTTGATCCTCAGTCCTTGGTGCATGTGCCGGTAAGAGAGACACAACTACACGGAGAACATGCTTGAGTGATGGCACATAGGCATGTTTCTTGTGCAGCTATTTGTATTGTTGCATAGATAGGTACAACATGATCCCAACAATGTGGTCGCCAAAGAAagaaaatgtcattggagaAGTCGTCAAAGATATAAAAAACAACCATTAGGAATAGTGAGTGAACCTGGAGAGAAACAAAAGGATTCACTAAGAATTTCCACCCAAAGACAGGGTCCATGGGAAAACACGGTTTTCCAGAGACTCTATGTGTGGTTGAACTATAAGGAAAAGGGTAGTATTGAGTTGAAATTGTTTGTTTCTATGACAACATGAGTCATTTATAAAAAGTgtgaaaacaaaatcaatacaATAGATATAGGAGATTTGCTTTTCTGTGTTACTAAGTATATGATactagaataaataataaacattactGATAATACAAATATGATCTTGATATctgtaattataaatatatgatctttattttattataacaacatttttgttttgtccGTCTGAGCCACAATCTACTTATTTTTACAGATACCAAAGGCCTATTTCTTCAAGATTTCCTTTATTTGTATCTCAggtattttatttgtttagtgATATGGTTTCCACTTTGAAGGAGTTTCTTTTATCTCCATGAAATTATTCAAAAGTTGTCATTGTTATGCAAATGCAAAAACAACATTAACTGCTGATTGTgaaccaaaagaaaattaatacaacatAAATTGCTGATTGTTGTCCTTTTTATCTATTCAGGATGGATCAAATCCAGATGTTAAAAGTACGACTTTGAGCTATGATCAGTTATCTTATATGCAGGTATATGCATTTATGTAAATTAGCTGAACTTTGAAAATCAGATCAGTATTCCAAAGCCCAATTACATGTTGTGTTGTGCATATTAATGTGTGTAAACTGACAGTTAGCTATAGTTATGTTTATTTCCGCAAATTTGTTAATGGTCAATGATTAACttgatttttataatcataCTAAATTAAATTGGTATGGTTATTAAAATCCAGGAgctaataatatatttcttcaGTATTACTAATAAGATATTTGTGTGCGAGCCAGATGCCCTATTTCCTAAGCACTCTGTTTCTTTAGCCTAAATTGGATAATAGAAATACAGATGGGTTTCAATTCTTAGCATAGTGACGTTATAGAGATATAGAACAATCACTAAAATTATTCTGATCTCAATAATTTTAGATTTGTGGTTATTGACAGAGCTAATAGTTTGATAATGAAAAAACAGGTTCTCTGTACTAATAATATTAGTTTGATGCAGCACTTGGATTTTGAACCAGTTCAAACTGAACGACCAGGAGAGTTAATTGCTTACTACAAAATTGCACGTAAGAgtatttttctgttttcctgTGATGTGTTCTCTATTTGGAAGGAATATTCAATTGATACATTTATCAGGTCATTACAAGTGGGCTTTAGATCAGCTGTTCTACAAGCATAACTTCAGCCGAGTAATCATCCTTGAAGGTGAAATGTGCTATTATCTTTTCtacattatgtatttttttaattctttttatcattAGTAAAAACGTGGAAGCTAATGCAACAACTATACAATGTCAGATGACATGGATATAGCTGCTGATTTCTTTGATTATTTTGAAGCTGCAGCAATGCTCCTTGACAAGGATAAGTATGTGCTCAATAAGGACAGAAtgcttaatttaattttttctgatTTGTTATGCTAGTTTTATAAGACTTTGGGATTTCTGTTCATAATTAATCTATTCTAGGTCCATTATGGCTGTTTCCTCGTGGAATGATAATGGACAAAAGCAGTTTGTACATGATCCGTGTAAGTTTATTCATCTGTAGGTTTCATTAATTTTCTatcaattattttctaattcatgtCTTGATTTGATATTGTAATAAATGTGTTCAGAATCGGATTTGAATACATTCTGAATTATGATCACAGgctatttttttactttctaatATTTCTCCTTGATTGCAGCAGATTTGCTTTCCTTTTTAAAACTGGTTCTGTCTATAAATCAGCGGCCATATTATTCAAAGGGAACaagagaaataatttttttttttgtttttataaatggTTTAGAGCTTTGGCTTTGAGCCTCGCTATCTCCCAAGGTGAAAATTTCAATGACAGGTgccaattcattttttttgacACCCGCACGTGAAACTGTAACTCCACCTCTAGTGAATGATCGAGTGGACCCTTTAACTAGAGGTTTTGACACAGTGATGGAAACCCAGGGGAAATCTAGTATAGAAGCAAATGATTAATGCTTTGTGTACGGAAATTTTTAATTTCGTTTTTCATACAATAAATAATGCTGAGGTATTTCTGGGATTAAGCTTTTGAATTGGCAATGGTATTTCTGGGACCTCCTTGTCCACGGTTTGCCTATGGCTTCCAAGCCTTTGCCTTCTACGGTCACAATTTTCTTCTAAATTCACTTGAACTCTAAAAAATACTGGAAttcaattcatatttatttggttttttcaaCACATTAATAATTTTGCATGCATAGAAACGAGTTTGTAAACACGAGATCATCTACATGCACTGTTAACTTTTATCAACTATACACATTTCCCTGATTAACAAGATAAATCATATTCTTACATAAGATATCTCAGAAGATTACTGCTACCATTCTGATGAAATTTGTTTGATCTAATTTGCAGATGAACTTTATCGATCAGATTTCTTTCCTGGGTTAGGATGGATGCTGGCCAGATCTATATGGGATGAGTTATCACCAAAATGGCCTAGGGCATATCCTTGACATTTCAGTAATTATTCTTGTTTGTGTGTGCCATATTTGTCTTTTTTGGAGGATTCCAATGAAGAAATCTTGGTAGAAGTATTTATCACATAGGAATTATAATTCTTAGAATTTGGATTTAAAGCCTAATTTAATCCCTCAAAATCAGCTTGTATTATGACAACTATTCAAGCCTTATAAGGATTACATGTATTGTATATCTAATCAATATGGGATTTTACACGCTCCCTCATACCTAGAAGTTGTCATTTGGAGCATAGACAAATGCAATGACTTAATAACAGCACCCTGTTTGGCCTAGGAATAAACTCTTAGATTGGAAATCTTTACCATAATAAAACTAGGATAATTTTATACACTTTCTTAAAATTTGGGCATACAACATTATTCTAGAAAATTGACTTGTAAAATGAGGACTACCTAAAACTTTGAGAGGATTACATTGGTCTTATTTTTAGTTGAAATGAGATCTCAATACACACCTTCCCTAGGACTGGACATTTAGAGCATGAGCAAATGAGGATGATCCAATAATAGCATCCTATTACACCTAGACAGACTTTTGGAGGGCAGATAATATGAGTGGTCTGATAACAAGTCTAAGATAGGCTTTGATTTTATCCTAGAATTTGGATTTAAAGCTTAATTCAATCTCATTAACACCGCTTTAATAGGTGAGACTTGCCAGGCTAGCACAGACTACATAGCCTATTTCCAATGATTAGGCAACCTTGTTATTTGTAAATAGCCTACTAAGTGATTAGGCAActtgaaaaaataaacattaaaggAGTTCTTATCTTCTAAAATTAACCTTCCGGTTTCCAATGATTGTTTGCTAACCATACCATAGGAGTAAATGGACTGAACAATATCTGATTGTGCACCACTTCAAGGTTAAGTCAAAGTCCAGCTAGGGCAAGGGCCATGAATATCTGGTTGTGTTACTTGTAACACGTGTCTTGTAAAGGGCATTCGATTACCATCATATCTCTCAATTATAAGTGAGCAAGAGGGTGGTGACACCAACATTGCAGTGCTTTCTTGGTGACACCATCATATCTCTCAATTGTAAGTGAGCAAAAGGGCTAGCGCACAACCATCCTCTGTGAGTGTTAGGTATACGAAGCATGATGGGATATTATGATCATGAAGTTTTATTGAAATGTGTGTCTAACTTGACACATcgttctttatttttattgaagttATGCTGTAAATAAGGATACAATGAATGAATAAACTCCCAGATCTCTAGCTGCACATCTTTCTATATTTCTGTATTTACGTTGAATTAAATTACATATCTACAGGATCTAATTACTTTTTTCCTGTTTAATTTACAAGGCTTTGGGCTTTCCAAACACAATAGCTAGCTTTTGTAGTTTAGCTCTCCCAAGCCTAAGCTTTGTATTAGATTTCCTTATTTCGAAATCACACTTATTTAATTTCAGTAAATCTGTAGTTGTACATAAACTtttcttgacaaaatttcaCTTACTGGGATGACTGGTTGAGACTAAAAGAAAATCACAAAGGACGACAGTTTATCCGACCTGAAGTGTGCAGAACATATAATTTTGGTGAGCATGTAAGTTTGCTAATTGTACATAGAAGATTGATCTTTTATACCGGTTATTTATTTTCTGTAGAACCTTTGCAGGTATGCATCCTATATGAACCtcagtttaaaaaatatttattgatctggtgaaaactaaaataaatttgttccaTGGGATACACTGTGATTTTACTTGAAAGGTGCCTATTCTTTGTTAATAGGAATCTTGTCTTAAAAATTTTTCTTTACAGATGGTATGCATCCAGTAGTAATCTAGAgtaggatgaattttttatctGTTGCATATTCATTGACTAAAGTTCATGATGATTCttgattataattttcttatgttGGATATTTGCTTCTATATGATGTATTTCTAGAATTTTTGATGACA
Encoded here:
- the LOC114162318 gene encoding alpha-1,3-mannosyl-glycoprotein 2-beta-N-acetylglucosaminyltransferase isoform X2, which codes for MKSLVQDLERKDLQRLTDKMQVPVAAVVIIACNRADYLERTIKSVLKYQRPISSRFPLFVSQDGSNPDVKSTTLSYDQLSYMQHLDFEPVQTERPGELIAYYKIARHYKWALDQLFYKHNFSRVIILEDDMDIAADFFDYFEAAAMLLDKDKSIMAVSSWNDNGQKQFVHDPYELYRSDFFPGLGWMLARSIWDELSPKWPRAYWDDWLRLKENHKGRQFIRPEVCRTYNFGEHGSSLGQYFKQYLEPIKLNDVKVNWRSMDLSYLLEDKYSMHFANTVKKATPVYGAGVVLKAYNIDGDVRIKYRDQSDFENIARQFGIFQEWKDGVPRTAYKGVVVFRHQTSRRIFLIGPESLKLLQIEES
- the LOC114162318 gene encoding alpha-1,3-mannosyl-glycoprotein 2-beta-N-acetylglucosaminyltransferase isoform X1, whose protein sequence is MAKIFCDFRFLLLVAAGIFIYIQMRLFATQSGYADRLAAAIEAENHCTSQMRSLIDQISLQQGRIVALEEERKRRDQECGQMKSLVQDLERKDLQRLTDKMQVPVAAVVIIACNRADYLERTIKSVLKYQRPISSRFPLFVSQDGSNPDVKSTTLSYDQLSYMQHLDFEPVQTERPGELIAYYKIARHYKWALDQLFYKHNFSRVIILEDDMDIAADFFDYFEAAAMLLDKDKSIMAVSSWNDNGQKQFVHDPYELYRSDFFPGLGWMLARSIWDELSPKWPRAYWDDWLRLKENHKGRQFIRPEVCRTYNFGEHGSSLGQYFKQYLEPIKLNDVKVNWRSMDLSYLLEDKYSMHFANTVKKATPVYGAGVVLKAYNIDGDVRIKYRDQSDFENIARQFGIFQEWKDGVPRTAYKGVVVFRHQTSRRIFLIGPESLKLLQIEES